TGATTTTACTTTTAGGAATTGACTTACACGAGGACTAAGTTCATTTCCTCTATTTCTCTAAGTATAAGTCCTTTATATTACTGCTTATCTCTCAAGCCAAGCCAGGCAAATTAATGCCTTGCCTCTACTTAAACGGCCATATTCTGAAAACGTCTCCTTTTGTAAAGTTAACTTTATCCTGCGGGAGTTCCAGAAAAGCGTCCGCTTCTACCAGATTGGCAAAGTCGCCGGAGCCGTTTCCCTCCAGCGGCGTGGCCAGCATCTGACCCTGCGCATTCATGTGCAGGGTCACCTGCAAAAAGTATTGCAGCGGTGGCTTGAAGGTGATGTCCCCGTTCAGAACAGCGTACCTGTCCGGTTTATATATACCCAACGATGCCTCAAGCCAAGGCAGGAAGTAACGGTGCAGGCACATGAACGTGGATGCCGGATTGCCGGGCAGCGCAAGTACCACGGCTCCGCTGTCGTGCTTCCCAAACCACAAAGGCTTACCCGGCCGCTGCTGCACTTTATGAAACAGTTGCTGCACCGACAGCGCTTCCAGCACCTGCGGCACATAATCGAACTTGCCCATGGAGATGCCGCCACTCAGGATGATTACCTCGTACTGCTGCAGGCACTTGGCTATCTGATTATCTATGGCGGCGGCATCGTCGGGTATGTGCAGGAGGTGGGCGTGCAGTTGGTATTTCTGCAGGGCGGCCTGTACCATATAGCTGTTGGAGCGCCTGATCTGGAAAGGCAGCGGCGTTTCCTCCACTCCCACCAGTTCATCTCCCGTTGAGATGACCACCACCTTCGGCAGCTTTTTCACCTGTAATTCTGTCGCGCCCACGGCAGCGGCCATGCCCACCAGCGCGGGAGATATAACTTGTCCGGCTGAAGCCACCACCTCGTGCCGCTTTTTGTCCTTTCCCTGCGGGTGTATGTTCTGTCCCTTGCTGATTTCGGCTGTTAGAATGGTCGCTATGCCGTTCTCTATCGAGAGATCTTCGTAGCGGATGATCGTGTCTGTGGAGGGAGGCAGGGCTGCCCCGGTCATGATTTCGATGCATTCTGCCGCCGTCTTTATGTCTACCGGCGCGTCTCCGGCGGCCTGTGTGGCCCGAATGGTGAAAGAACGTCTGCCCTCGGCAAAAGCAGCATAAGCGATGGCGATGCCATCCATGGCTACGCGGTTGAAGGGAGGAAGGTCGCGGTCCGTTTTCAGGTCTTCGGCCAGCACCCGGCCCAGCGCCTGATCAAACGCCACGGCCTCTGTTCCAAAACCCCGAACCTCCGCCTGAATGATGGCTTCCGCCTCTTCCACTTTAACCATATATGCTTCAATAAGTAATTGATCTGAATTGGCTGACGCAGAAAGATAGTTTGATGCTGATAAGTCAGTAGTAAAAGGGGGTTGGCTGCTCTTGACTCTACACTGAAGCTACCCACCAATCGTGGCCATCGAAGCGCTTAAAGAGGAACGGCCTGTGTTGTTCTTCTCGGCCACCCATCCGTTTAAGTCCTTCTGGTTTACAGCTTTATAGAGCGCAGCCTGGATTTCTTCTTCAGTTGCCCCGCTGCGAAGCAGGTCTTTAAAATTGAGCACGCTGCCCCCGTAAAGGCAGGTTTTCAGATCGCCCAGCGGCGTGAGCCGGATGCGGTTGCAGGTGCCGCAGAAGGAGCGCGTGTAGGCGGCTATGATGCCCACGTTTCCTTTGTGCCCCGGAATCTGGTAATTGAAGGAAGTGGAGAAAGGCGGGTCGACCAGTTTATATATAG
This window of the Pontibacter russatus genome carries:
- a CDS encoding molybdopterin molybdotransferase MoeA — its product is MVKVEEAEAIIQAEVRGFGTEAVAFDQALGRVLAEDLKTDRDLPPFNRVAMDGIAIAYAAFAEGRRSFTIRATQAAGDAPVDIKTAAECIEIMTGAALPPSTDTIIRYEDLSIENGIATILTAEISKGQNIHPQGKDKKRHEVVASAGQVISPALVGMAAAVGATELQVKKLPKVVVISTGDELVGVEETPLPFQIRRSNSYMVQAALQKYQLHAHLLHIPDDAAAIDNQIAKCLQQYEVIILSGGISMGKFDYVPQVLEALSVQQLFHKVQQRPGKPLWFGKHDSGAVVLALPGNPASTFMCLHRYFLPWLEASLGIYKPDRYAVLNGDITFKPPLQYFLQVTLHMNAQGQMLATPLEGNGSGDFANLVEADAFLELPQDKVNFTKGDVFRIWPFK